Below is a window of Rhodamnia argentea isolate NSW1041297 chromosome 11, ASM2092103v1, whole genome shotgun sequence DNA.
CggtaaatttagtgacgaaaattcaaattttcgtcTCTAAATTTTGCAACGCCGGATTagcgattaattttttttcatggcaaaatcCGTCGCAAAAATCAATTAGTGATGGATTTTGCcgaattttttgtggcaaaattcgtcgctaaaatgtcgtttttttgtagtgtttacTCATGACCTAATGCACTTGTCCTCATTCAATGACTTCCCTTGCTTGTTGACCACTATCCTAATGGTTGGTCAAAGGTGGCAAATTGAGAACACCTCGCTACGCGATGGATTCAAATAAGGGGTTCGTGATGTTCCATCATGGGACGTTGGACTGCCTTGGGTAACCCCGAAACAAATACTAAGTTGTATGTACTTTAAATAATTGGACTCATTATAGTCAAATCCAAAATACCCGTTGGTCTCATCTTCACTAGATGCTATCGTAGCAGTCCTAAAGGCCAAAATTGGCTTACTACCATAAAAGACCCCTGGCTTTAGGCTTAATTTCAAATCTATCCTGAACTttatttgactaaaaaaaaaaaggccacaaTTCACTGTAGTGCCACATTTGCCCTCGCATCCAAAAATCGCTActgattttctcaaaattatcaacatcaaagCCAATGAGACGTTCATTGTCGGAACCCGCATCATCAACAGCATCCTAACCTTTGCATGGAACAACAAGAATGTCAATgtcgataattttgaagaaCTCGGTGGCATAATTTGAGGACGCGGTGCAGATTTGAGAGTAGAGTGGACGTTGGTAAATTATTGCttagataaataaaataaaaaataagtgcGGTTAGAACTGGGAATCAACCCAAGTTTAAAGTATTTTTAGGGAATAGGGCCAAAGAAGCTTGGACAAGGCAGACCGAGAATATTCAATGTTGGAGTTGGTACGATCTAATCACTCGAATCTTCACCCCCGAAGTAAAAACAGTAGCTTGAGTCTGAacaaataaatatataatagaagaaaaatggtCCACCTAATAATTGTATTCAACATAATTTACTAACTTATGCACTGGGGAATCCTTGGCTCCCAGTCGAGACAAACCTAGACTCCAATATATAAACTTTCTTAACAACATGGTCGTTCACCGACTCCACAATCCACAAACTACCATAGCTAGTTCTTCTTACTCGTGAGGATGTCCACTTTGAGTTTCTACTCAAAGGCCATGCTCTTGAGAATTATCGTTCAGCTCATAACATGGCACGATAGTTTGGCTTGGGGCCCGATCGACCCAACCCTAGGCTTTGTATCTCTGCCTTTGAATCGTTCGTACTACAACATCCAGAAGCCGTCCGACGTGCCGGAGGACCGGCGATACTCCTTCTGCGACGGCATCCACAAGTGCTGGGTTTACTCCACCGACAAGCCTCACACGCCCACGAGCCTGACCAAGCCTCGTACCGAGATCGCCATACATGTAAAAGGCTCCAACTGACCTGTGTTGGTTTTGTTTAAGTGCGTAGTAGATCCGAAGCATGATTACTCGCATCACAAGTGAaccgtttgagatttttaatgctGTCACTGAGCTAAACTTATTTGAGATCACCCCCGGGGTGGCGACCTATTATCGTGTTAAAGTAGTTGTCTAGATTGAATTTATCGTTAACAATGTTAGAGTCTTATGCGAATCTCACATGATATGATggttacttttttatttttcattttaatttttttttgcttgacaTACTCAGTCCGGAATTGCTCATCCAcgaattttttgatattttactttaattatctttttacatttgtgttttatatgtcattttttaaaattttcttaatttttttctttctccgcTGGCCCCCGAGCTTACGACGGTTGGCGACTAGCCACAGACATGGGCCGGCAAGCTCAAGGCTTACAAAATCccagcgagctcgagctcgcccatGCCGCCTCCAGCCGATCGTGgtggaggaagaaaagaaaaagaaaaagaaagaataaaaaatttttaaaaaagaatttaaaaattcaatttttttaacatgagattgaaatcattttttcaatGAGATCAAAcatgagaaaaaaatttcagtcaCATGTCGCCAAGCATTGGAAAACTAtgcattttcttagaaaataattttccggaaagcattttcctttccgAGTTTTCCCCCAATCAAACATACCCTAAATTATGAATAACATTTTAAAATCTCACCCGGACGATGTGGGACTTCCGGTGTCACAATATACATCATCCATTCCTCCGACGATGAACTTGATAAATCATTTCATCCCTTAATAGCCAATTTAGACCTTTCGAAGTTGTACCTTTTCTTAGGGATACAACTATTCTTCAGGAGTTTGGCAATTCGAAGGATATGGATACGTCCCGGCCGGGACTTCCGGCGTGTGCATAATGCAAGTGTTTGGAGCCACGAGCCCTCACGCGTCCACGCTGATGCTAAGAGTGTACAACGGCACGCTCATGTACTACCGGAGCGTGGTCCTCGCCGACGAGATCTACGACAAGTGGTTCCGAGTGAACGTCGTGCACGACGCGGACGCCTCGAAAGTGAAGGTTTACCTCGATGGGTATCTGAAATTAGAAGCTGATGGCCGTGGGGGGACTTCTCATGCCTTCAAGTGCGGTGTTTATGCCCAGGAGGGTGATTCTCTCTGCATGGAGTCGCGTTGGAGAGGCATCAAAGTCATGAAAAAGTGCGACTGAAAATGGAGCGACAGTGAAGATTTCGTTTTCGTCTAATCTGTGCCTTCGGTGATTAATGATACGTGCATTAATGTGT
It encodes the following:
- the LOC115744059 gene encoding citrate-binding protein-like, with protein sequence MSTLSFYSKAMLLRIIVQLITWHDSLAWGPIDPTLGFVSLPLNRSYYNIQKPSDVPEDRRYSFCDGIHKCWVYSTDKPHTPTSLTKPRTEIAIHGYNYSSGVWQFEGYGYVPAGTSGVCIMQVFGATSPHASTLMLRVYNGTLMYYRSVVLADEIYDKWFRVNVVHDADASKVKVYLDGYLKLEADGRGGTSHAFKCGVYAQEGDSLCMESRWRGIKVMKKCD